The following proteins are co-located in the Tenrec ecaudatus isolate mTenEca1 chromosome 11, mTenEca1.hap1, whole genome shotgun sequence genome:
- the LOC142460842 gene encoding large ribosomal subunit protein uL24-like: protein MKFNPFVTSDRSKNRKRHFNAPSHVRRKIMSSPLSKELRQKYNFRSMPIRKDDEVQVVRGHYKGQQIGKVVQVYRKKYVIYIERVQRDKANGTTVHVGIHPSKVVITRLKLDKDRKKILERKAKSRQVGKEKGKYKEESLEKMQE from the coding sequence ATGAAGTTCAATCCCTTTGTGACTTCGGACCGGAGCAAAAACCGGAAAAGGCATTTCAATGCCCCTTCCCACGTTCGCAGGAAGATTATGTCTTCCCCGCTTTCCAAGGAACTGAGACAGAAATACAATTTTCGGTCCATGCCTATCCGCAAGGATGATGAAGTTCAGGTTGTGCGAGGACACTACAAAGGTCAGCAGATTGGCAAAGTGGTCCAGGTTTACCGGAAGAAGTACGTCATCTACATTGAGCGGGTGCAGCGAGATAAAGCTAACGGCACCACTGTCCATGTGGGCATTCACCCCAGCAAGGTGGTGATTACGAGGTTAAAACTGGACAAAGACCGCAAAAAGATCCTGGAGCGGAAAGCCAAATCTCGCCAAGTCGGAAAGGAAAAGGGCAAATACAAGGAAGAATCACTTGAGAAGATGCAAGAGTGA